CCGGTATCCCAACTTCTCGATCTCGATGAACCACGCCACGACGAAGATCATTCTCATCGTGATCGCCGTCATCGCCGTCCTGATGAACTTCGCGACGAACCTGGGCGGCGGCGGTGGCCGCGCACGGTAACCGGGGGCTCCCCTCACAGGCCCGCCCCCTGAGCCGCCCTGAAGGGCGGGCCGTCCGGGCTGGCACAGGCCCGCCGTTCACGGCGGCAGCTCTCCCTGAGAGCTAGCTCCGCGTGCTGGTGTTGGCGCGGAGCCAATCGCGCCAACGGCTGTAGGTCGGGTCCTCGTCCACGTAGCAGCGCTTGACACCGTCGAAGAAGAGCCAGAACGCGTCGAGGGTGCGCTGCACCGCGTCGCGCACCGCGGATTGCTGCTCGTCCGTCTTCGCGAACCGCTCGACGGCCATCTCGCCCACCGACCCGTGCTCGTCTTCGACCTCGATGTGCACGGTCCAGTAGCCCATGCCCTCCTGCGGGATCTCGTAGTGGGTTCGCAGGCCGCGCACGATGCGCCGCATCCGCTCGGCCGCCGTCCCCTCGAGGGCGTAGCCCTGGGAGGCCATCGCCTCGATCCACGGCCGCTGGTAGAAGAGCACGTCGCGCCAATTCAGAAGCGCCGCGGTTTCCGGAAGCGGCTCCGCGGCGTCCAGCGCCTCGGCGGTGAGGCCCAGCACGCGCGCGAAGTCGATGAACAGGTCCCGGTGGCTTGCGCTCCCGCTGACCTGGCCAGTGCCCTCTTCGATCACGTTCTCGAGAAGGTGCTTTTCGATGTCGAAGTCGTCAGGGCACCGGCCGTACAGCGCGGCGATGGGCTTGGGAAATACCTTCGGAAAGAGCTGATAGAACTGCACCGCGAAGCCGAGGAGCTGCTCGTGCGTCAGCTCCCCGCGCTCGATCATGCCGATGAGCGGATGGTCCTTCGAGTGGCGCGCCGCCACCACCCCATACAGCTCTTTGGCAAACGCGCTCGCGGCAATGGCCATCGTGACCCTCCTCCCCGCGCCTCTCGCGGGCTCACCCTTCCCAGGTGTTGGTATTTGGCTCGACGTCGTCGCGGCGACGCGAACGGTGTTTCTCTCCCAGCTCCAGCCAGCGCCCCTCAACCGCGAGCCGCGCCTCTTCCTCGAACTCGTCGGTCCACTGGCCCAGCGAATAGCCATACCAAGGCGCCTCGGGCCTGAGGGGAGGGAGGTCCAGCTCGTCCCAGATCTGCGCCGCCCGCTCCATGTACTCCCGCTTCGGCAGCGACACGGGTGGGTACGAGGCCCGGAGCGTGGCGTTGATCAGCATCGCCGAATCTTCGGCCTCGTCACGCGACTCTACGCCGACCCTCGGGCTGTGTCCGCCGTCCTTGCCCCGAAAGATCTGCAGGTCGCGGTGGGGCTTGCTGCGATAGCAGATCGCCCACATCACGGCGTCGGCGCTCTCCGGATCGATGTCCTCATCCACCGCGACGACAACCTTTCCCGCGGGCGACTGAAAGGCCGTGGCGCCCATGAGCGCCTGCCACACCTCCACCTCCGTGGGGTGGCGCATCTGGACCACAACGAGCTTCCGAACGTTCGTAAGGGGCTCGTGGAGAGCGACCCGCATGACGCTTCGCACGCCGAGGCTATTGCGCAGGTGCTCGGTGAAGAGCGGCTCCAGCGCGGCCTTCTTGATGAGGCTCGACTCGCTCGGCGTCACCTGGCTGATGATGGACGGCAGAATCGCGTCCCTGCGATGGGTGATCGCCGTCACGTCCATCACGTTGTTGAACTCCTGCAGGTTCACGTGTCCGTGCGATTCGCCGAAGGGGCCCTCCGGCTCGAGCCAGCGCGGGTCGATGAGCCCCTCGATGACGATCTCTGCGTCCGACGGCACCACCAGGTCCACGGTCTTGCAGCGAACGACCTGGATCGGCTCGCTGGCCAGTCCGCCCGCCACGGCGTACTCATCGACGTCGTAGGGAAGCTTCTGAACCGCGGCGTACGACACGGCCGGCGGCCCCCCGAGCACCACCGCGCACGGGAGCGGCTCCCCGCGCCGGTGCGCCTTCTCCCAGTGGACCGTGATCCCCTGGCGCAGCTCGTGCGACGCGTTCATCCCGAGCCGACGCCGACCCTTGAGCTGACCGCGGTAGTTGCCGATGTTGTAGATGCCGGTCTCCGGATCGCGGGTCACGTAGTGGCCGGCCGTGATGTACGGCCCGTTGTCCCAGCCCGGCGTGGAAATGGGGACCGGCAGGCCATCGAGCCCCATCCACGGGGCGTCCAGCTCATCGCCCATCCGGACGACCTCGTGCACGGGCCCATGGTCGACGATGATCGGGGGCACGGCCTTCGCGCGCGCGTCGCGCCACTTCTCGTTGGTGCCGCCGACTTCGCAGCCGAGCCCGAGCGCGTAGACCCACCGGCTCGCCGCCAGCGCTCCCACGACGACCGGCATCCCGTACTCCCGGCCAGTCGAGTCGACGACCCGCTCGAAGAGGAAGGCCTTCCGCTCTCGCTCCGGAATGCTGCCCCGAAACTGCCAGCGGACCAGCGGGTGCAACTCGGTGTCTTTGTTGATCGGTCGCCGGACGCGCAGCAGGAACCCGCCGCGCTCGAGCGCGGCCAGGTGATCGCGGAGGTCGGGATACGCGTGGCGCGCATCCGCGCGCTCCTTCTCGGTGGCTGCCACCGATCACACCCCCAGGAGCCGTGCGCGCCGACTCCTGCGTGATTGTAGCCGGACGCACGATCGCGAAGGGCGAACGGGGGGACAGTCATCCTGCGAGCCGCCCGGTCATCCTGAGGGCGGAGCCCGAAGGATCTCGATCAACCGAGATGCTTCGCTGCGCTCAGCATGACAACAAGAAAGCGCTCAGCATGACAGCCGCCCGGTCATCCTGAGGGCGGAGCCCGAAGGATCTCGATCAACCGAGATGCTTCGCTGCGCTCAGCATGACAGCCGCCCGGTCATCCTGAGGGCGGAGCCCGAAGGATCTCGATCAGCCCAGATGCTTCGCTGCGCTCAGCATGACAACAAGAAAGCGCTCAGCATGACAGCCGCCCGGTCATCCTGAGGGCGGAGCCCGAAGGATCTCGATCAGCCCAGATGCTTCGCTGCGCTCAGCATGACAGCCGCCCGGTCGATGCTTCGCTGCGCTCAGCATGACAGCGGGGGGCGGTGCCCTCGCCGCCCCCGGACCCGCCGTTCACGGCGGCGGCCTCCTCACCTCGCACCCTACGACGCGCTCAGCTCTCGCTGCACCGAGAGGTAGCACTCGCGGAGGAAGGCCTCCAGCTTGCGCCAATCTCGCTCGGGGTCGTCCGACGTCTTCGTCGTGATCGCGTCCACCGTGTTGTTTGCCAGCACCCGCAGCTCCGCCGACTCCCGCGCCTGCTCGGGGGTCAGGCCGAACAGGGCACTGTGCAGAGCGGTCATCGTCTCGATCAGCTCGGTCTTGTCCGGGTGCCCGACGAGCCGCCGATGCACGTCGTAGTAGCGCAGCTCCAGCTCGGCGACGCGCTCAGGATCGAACGTGAGCCCCGAGTAGCGGCGAACGAGCCGATAGAAGCGAACGTATGACGCGAGAACGGCGCGCTCGTCGTGGTCGATCGGCGCCCACGCCATCGATCCGCGCACGACGTGGAAGGCGGCGACGAGGGACGTCGGGAATGGGATGTGGAACTGCTCTTGGCACATGCGTACGAGGATGCGAAACATCTCGGGCCACGCGCGGTCGTAGTACGCGCGCCATCCCGCCGCCTCGAGGGCAGCGACTCGATCCGGATCAAAGCGATAGCTGGCCGCTGCGCTCACGCATCGAGGACCTGGGCGGCGTTGTGGCTCGCCATCCGCTGGATGTCGTTCTCGCTAAAGTCCGCGTCCAGCAGCTTCTGGATGAAGAGCGCAAGTCCGTCGTCGACGAAGGGG
Above is a genomic segment from Chloroflexota bacterium containing:
- a CDS encoding iron-containing redox enzyme family protein translates to MAIAASAFAKELYGVVAARHSKDHPLIGMIERGELTHEQLLGFAVQFYQLFPKVFPKPIAALYGRCPDDFDIEKHLLENVIEEGTGQVSGSASHRDLFIDFARVLGLTAEALDAAEPLPETAALLNWRDVLFYQRPWIEAMASQGYALEGTAAERMRRIVRGLRTHYEIPQEGMGYWTVHIEVEDEHGSVGEMAVERFAKTDEQQSAVRDAVQRTLDAFWLFFDGVKRCYVDEDPTYSRWRDWLRANTSTRS
- a CDS encoding UbiD family decarboxylase, yielding MAATEKERADARHAYPDLRDHLAALERGGFLLRVRRPINKDTELHPLVRWQFRGSIPERERKAFLFERVVDSTGREYGMPVVVGALAASRWVYALGLGCEVGGTNEKWRDARAKAVPPIIVDHGPVHEVVRMGDELDAPWMGLDGLPVPISTPGWDNGPYITAGHYVTRDPETGIYNIGNYRGQLKGRRRLGMNASHELRQGITVHWEKAHRRGEPLPCAVVLGGPPAVSYAAVQKLPYDVDEYAVAGGLASEPIQVVRCKTVDLVVPSDAEIVIEGLIDPRWLEPEGPFGESHGHVNLQEFNNVMDVTAITHRRDAILPSIISQVTPSESSLIKKAALEPLFTEHLRNSLGVRSVMRVALHEPLTNVRKLVVVQMRHPTEVEVWQALMGATAFQSPAGKVVVAVDEDIDPESADAVMWAICYRSKPHRDLQIFRGKDGGHSPRVGVESRDEAEDSAMLINATLRASYPPVSLPKREYMERAAQIWDELDLPPLRPEAPWYGYSLGQWTDEFEEEARLAVEGRWLELGEKHRSRRRDDVEPNTNTWEG